ATCCTCTCTCTCCGATCTAGTCGCTCTTTCTTACCTTCATTCTCTTGACCCATCCCCTCCTAGCATAAATCTTAGGTGAGTACAAACATCATTTTTCTTTGAGTACTGTGGAAACGGCAGCGAATATCACCCTTTCTTGTCCCGGATCAACGGGCATCGCCCTTATCCGTCTTCTTGTTAAAGGCTGCCTTGACGTTCAAAGCTCTTTGGAGCAGATGCCGTGGTGGGTTAATTGAAACGATGCCATTGGACAGTGACTATCATTATCCCCTTCTTGTTCTTTGCTCTGTTTGCGTCCTCTTCGAAAGAACTTCGCTGACTGAGCAATGACCTTTGATGACTCCCTTTTTTCATTGATATGCTGGCTTCATGTTCCATTATTATTGGATGATTCGTTGTTCATGATTCTTTCCGTTGCTGCGCACGGACACCCTTACCGATCCGACGACAATAATGATTGCGTGATACTGGGTGCCTACAACTCACCACATGGATGCTGTTTGCTTCCCGCCCCATCACCACCGGTCTTCCCGGTATGTATTTCTCCAAATCAACGACTCACTTCCTGGCCTGGCCCTCTTTCAAAACTCTAAACAGCACCGGACATTCGCAGTGCGAATATAAAACCGGTCACTCGCTCTCAACCACACCAACTTTTACAGGTCAAGTACCACCGGATTATACACTCAAGGAACCCAGGCGGATCACCTTGACTTTTACATTACCCTTTATATTGCATAGATATTATATTATTCACAATGCTCTTCTCCAACGTCGTCTTCCCCCTCCTCACGATATCTTTCGCTGCGCCCGCTGTTTCCGCCATGCACCTTAACCCCGCTCATGCGAGGCGAGCTGCTGTGGCTAATCGAGATCTTGGATCCTTCAAACTTGTTCGCAGTGAAGATGCCCTTATCGCTGGACGAAACAAGGGAAAGCGACTTGTGcgcaagaagaagaggtcTACTTGCCAAGCCAAGGTCAACGTTACCTCCTCATCCATCGATTCTTGGACTTCTCCCATTGAAACTGCAAGCGCAACATTTGCTTCCATGGCTTATGCTTCTGCGTCTGAACCTGCGTCCAACTTGTCGACATACACGTCTTCTGAATCAGAGTCTGCAACTGAGACTGCAAGTGCGATTGCGACAAACGCTATTGGAAATATGGAGAACTGGGCAGACGGCAACGCCTCtgcatcttcttccagtGTTGAGACAACCTTCACATCAAGCGCCTCTCCTGCTGCTCAGACTGCCGCTTCCAGCTCGGGCTGGTCTCTCGTTGAAGAATGGGTAAGTGCTATTATCAGTAGTCATCAACTGCAGCTTAATAGTCTCTCAGTCTGGTAATACCTTCTTTGATAACTGGAACTTCTGGGACTACTCAGATCCTACTCACGGTACCGTCGATTACGTATCTGCTTCTGACGCATGGAACGAGGGTCTCGTCTCTATAAACGCTGCTGGCCACGCTATCATGAGCGTCGACACCACTGAAGTTGTTTCAGGTTCCAGGAAGTCGGTTCGAATCCACGGTAACAAGGTGTAAGACATAACAATCTATATTATGTGAGGACGATGTTAACATTTCTGCAGCTGGACTGGAGGCATGGTCATCATGGATGCATATCACATGCCTACCGGTTGTGGCACTTGGCCTGCCTGGTGGCAGAACGGTCCTAACTGGCCTGAAGGTGGTGAAATCGATATCCTCGAAGGCGTGAACGATTTTACTCAAAATCAAGTCTCACTTCATACCGGTGTGGGCTGTACTATCCCCACTGACACCAATGACCACCAACTGGCAACTCTCACCACTGGCAGCTATGACTCTTATGACTGCTCGTCTGCCGACACGTCCAATCAAGGTTGTGGTGCCCGTGACGAGACTAACGATAATTCGTACGGGTCTGCCTTCAACAGTATAAATGGTGGTGTCTATGCCAGTGAGTAATGAGAAACCTGGAAATCGGTCAGCTAGTGACGTTCTCTTAGTGCGATGGGATAAGGCGGGCATTGCTGTCTGGTTCTTCCAACGGAGCGGTATTCCTTCTGACATTACCAACAACTCTCCCGATCCTTCTACCTGGGGCACTCCGGTTGCTAATTTCTCTTCCGTCAGCTGCAACCCCTACGAGTTCTTCTATGACCACTTCAATATCGTAAGTGAATGACAACATGTTTGATGAGACATATTACTAACAGAGCATTGAACAGTTTGACACTACTCTTTGTGGTAAGTTCTCGGGTTGAAAGGTGTGTTTGGCCAACATCTTATGGATGAA
This DNA window, taken from Cryptococcus gattii WM276 chromosome C, complete sequence, encodes the following:
- a CDS encoding endo-1,3(4)-beta-glucanase, putative (Similar to TIGR gene model, INSD accession AAW42432.1), with product MLFSNVVFPLLTISFAAPAVSAMHLNPAHARRAAVANRDLGSFKLVRSEDALIAGRNKGKRLVRKKKRSTCQAKVNVTSSSIDSWTSPIETTASAIATNAIGNMENWADGNASASSSSVETTFTSSASPAAQTAASSSGWSLVEEWSGNTFFDNWNFWDYSDPTHGTVDYVSASDAWNEGLVSINAAGHAIMSVDTTEVVSGSRKSVRIHGNKVWTGGMVIMDAYHMPTGCGTWPAWWQNGPNWPEGGEIDILEGVNDFTQNQVSLHTGVGCTIPTDTNDHQLATLTTGSYDSYDCSSADTSNQGCGARDETNDNSYGSAFNSINGGVYAMRWDKAGIAVWFFQRSGIPSDITNNSPDPSTWGTPVANFSSVSCNPYEFFYDHFNIFDTTLCGDWAGADGVWNYAGYAGQDQSCAAITGYSTCSDYVLNKGSAFTEAYWEVAYVKYFNSTTEV